AGgcatcaatattaaattacaacatagtatatgttaagtgtctaaaaatacaaaattactaGAAAAGTaccataaatttttaaattgcataattcaaaaaattatttaatttttttttgccccTACTCAATTTTATTAGTCTTGTAAACTCTAAGTTATATATTcccttcaatttatttttatgttatcatttgtttttttatattattcatcaattactctcactttatattttattcttaattcataagtttaaacataatcaagtgagataTTACTGAACATGTAATGTAATGATACCGATGATTCTTAATTCATAAGTTTAagcatagtcaagtgagatattagtgaaagaaattaaaaaaaaaagtgaaatcaTTGTCAAAAAAGAAACTTATGCAAAAATAGTGGGATTGTCTCGTGCATAAATCTAATGGTAGGACAATGATGTCAATTgacattaattaaataaaaaaacataatatcaattAATAGAGTTAGATGAGTTGGTAGAATATACAAACTATAGATTGTCTTATAGTGAGACCAAACAGATACGGACtgatcaattttcattttgttttttttttttggttatctTTTGTGGCTGCAATTGGGATcaattttgacttaaaaataatctattttaaccttaaagtgatcaatttcaacttaaggtATATGACCTAAATGGGTTAACTATGacctttttaaaataattaattttaaccttaaaatgatcaatttcaagtatatgacctTAAATGGATTAACTCTGAacttttaaattgatcaattttgacTTGAAAGTAATCAATTTGAACCTTAAAATGATAAGTTATATacaaagtgatcaattatatcATTAGAGCGGACAAATTTAACTTGATAACtgacaattttaaaaataatcaattataacttCAAAGTGAtcgtttaaaatttattatgctAAATTACAAGTCATCACCTATATAGTGAacaattataacttataattttaaagaggTCAATTAAAACCTTAAAGCGatcaattacaattttaaaatggtCAATTTTGACTTTcaagtaataaattataaacactaaattttaaatgagatggtCCCATGGTGAGACCATTTTAATGTACTGactcaatatatactttttgtcttaaagtgataacttataacgttaaaataatcacttataatctaaaaatattcactttttatagtcttagaatgattacttataaccttaaaacgatcacttacgatcttaaagtaTTCAATTAAAGGAATGAGCTTTATATGAGCCCgcctcatggtgagacggtctcatataaaacAAGCTGAATTATAAATTATCGGTTATAGCAAAACAccaattttaacattaaaattatCAATTGTAACCTTAACTTGATCAATTTAAtaattgtatattttaatttaaaaaatcaaaattaactattttttatataaattatcaatTGTAACCTTAAATTGATGAATTAAGTCCTTTTCAAGAGTTCTTGCTAGAAGTATTAACACAGCACTTGACATATCCCCTTTAATCCTGCCCCGGTCAACTTTGGCTGGGCCCGACCCGATTCCCGAGCCTTTGAGATTCTAGTACCGATAGGCTAATACCTCCAACTCCAagctttcaaaattcaaaaaacagACCGTTGGGATTATATATTTGCATTTGTGATCAAGAGCAGAAGAAAATACTGAAGTCCGGCCATGAAGCTTAATcgagcaacaacaacaaatctTTGAAATTTATCAATCTCTGATTAGATTACAATTCAAAAGGATCCAAATTTGCAAGCTACGGATGAACGCCAGACGCCATGGTTGGCAACGTCCTCTCCATCCTTTACAGGTCAATTTCATAGTATTACTCTTTGATTGAAAAATTGGCACGAGATACAATTGAATTGTAATAcgttttactttaattaattatatttatgaaTTATTCTTACAGATGGTGGGAATGGGCATCTACATTTTCTTGGTTGCGTCTTTCTACATCTTTCTGGGACCTTTGCTCGGCAATCGTATTGCTGAAATTGTTGTCATTTCGATCTTTTCTGCTGTGGTGATTTCTGTTACCATCTTTTCACTTTCGATTTTTGTCATTCATTTCAATTTACTTATTTTCAGTTTAACCTAATTTTTTCAGGCATTTGCAGTTATGGTTTTGTTTGTTAGATGCACAGCAACAAACCCATCTTCTAAGAACAATACCCACAAAAGGAAAGTGAAGTATAAAGCTAAAATAGTGAAGAAATTAAATTATGGGTTCATTTTAAAACAGATGATTATTAGGTGTTTTAGGAGGGTTGAACGTAAAATCCTTAAGAGTTGTATAAGGAGAAAGTATTTAGTAGATCCACGGATAGCAAATGGGCATGTTCTTTTGGACCCTCTGATTCCATTTCCTTTACCACCTCTTGTGACTAAAGAAGATGATGATTCAGTTGCGCCTGATTGTGACAAGGAAGatgatttttccttttgttcttTGTGCAATTTTCACGTCAAGAAACCTAGCAAACATTGTCGGACTTGTAATCGTTGCGTTGAAGGATTCGATCATCATTGTCGGGTAAGATTGAGTAAGAAGTATTTGAAAATGTGGTTTATTACTTGTATTTGTATGGTATGGAGTGGTATGGTATGTATGGTGTTCACTCTATGTTATGTTTCTCTTGCAGTGGCTTAACAATTGTGTAGGGAAAAAGAATTATACAACATTCATCCTACTTATGGTATTTGTCTTGTTAATGGTGAGTTTTTAGCCTCTTGTTATGGATTTGATGCAATTCAATAATGTTCTTTCTAGTCCCTTGTATAAAGAATTATACACATTAATTAAAGTATTGCTCTTGACTTTGTAGGGCTCTAGTTCAAATGATAGTACTATATAAAGGGCTTTtcatatacaataaaaaaaatgtatgttttGACTTTTGATCATTAGAATATTGTGTTGCGAATCGCTTAAATCATACATGTATGTGCTGAAACAATCCCTTAGCCCCAGGATCGTGAAAGAGGAAAAACCCCAATCACCACCATGGTCGAAAGGCAGGACGAAACGACTTGGATCCCTTCAGAGGTCCCAGCTCCTTGGGAAAAGCAACTTAGCCCCTTGAAGGATCAAACTTACTCCTTAGCTAAGTTGCAAGACAAGTGAAATGACCGGAAAAGCAACTCAGACCTCCCCAGTAGTTCATAATCATTGTGAACCCTAAAAGACATATCTTCAACTTCGCTGAGAGTGTTGATTGTTTTCTTCACAACTGGAACAATACATAAAATGAGTTTATTTACgataaattagatttttttttcctctaatTTGGAGGCCATGAGCCCTTGTCCAGGCCATTTATCCAAACCAATGTCACGTGATTTGCTAATTTCCTCAAGaatcgcgaatcgaaaaaagcgaattatggttgaTTTTGAGTTATTCTTGGGTAAATCTGATCAAATAGCGAATTTGCTAGCGAATTTTGTTACATTCCTCAAAACCGAACCTGATTGAAGGTCACATGCTTTAACATTTTGTTAGTGTCAATATAAGCTGTCAAACTTTATAGAAAAGATTTTTCTGAATAAATTTCCAAACATACTTCTTGTCTCAGCTTAAATATGTCAATTTGCCGAGTATTACATTTATTGTCGCGTTGATAGCGTGATTTGAACTAGAAAGGTAACAGAAAAATTTGACAGAGAAAGTAAGATCTATTGCCATATTATCGACTAAGGGACTAAACACATTGTATCTTTTGCTGAGTGTTTTGTGATAAATGCAGCTTTTTATGGAAGGAGGAACAGCTATTGCCATATTTGTTCGGTGCTTTGCTGATAAGAAAAAAATGGACGAGGATTTAACAAAGCAATTTCATTCCAAGTTTCCCAGGGGAATTCTCGCTGCAATATCTGTAAGTTTTTTATGATTTCGTGCTGCATAATATCTCGCAGTTGATGTCATGTGATTTGGCTCATTGATTGTCCCTGATCGAGCTTGTAGGTTATGCTGGTTTTGTTTACAGCCTATGGTGCAGCAGCTCTTGGGCAACTCTTTTTCTTTCATCTGGTCCTTATTCGCAAGGTAATTCTGATGCTTATGTCCTTTGTCCATATGAAGTATCTATCATACACTATCTGGGACCAAAACATATGGGTTATGGCAAATTGGCACAAGTTCGATACAGCGCGTTTATAGTTTGATAAGCATTGATTCTATTCCTGCAGGGAATGAGAACATATGATTACATACTGGCTATGAGAGAAGAGAATCATTTCAGTAGTTTGGACCCTTTGAATGATTCAGATTTCTCGTCAGATGATAGCAGTGAACCAGCTTCACCAAAAAGACCGACCATCAAGTTTCAGTTCATGTGTAAAGGACAGAACACAGATTCGGTAAGAAAATTTGATGTGTCACTCTATACTCTAATTGTTGTCCGATGTCGTTCACATGTGTGTTGTCTTGCGTTAATGGAATT
This Amaranthus tricolor cultivar Red isolate AtriRed21 chromosome 13, ASM2621246v1, whole genome shotgun sequence DNA region includes the following protein-coding sequences:
- the LOC130798680 gene encoding protein S-acyltransferase 18; the protein is MNARRHGWQRPLHPLQMVGMGIYIFLVASFYIFLGPLLGNRIAEIVVISIFSAVAFAVMVLFVRCTATNPSSKNNTHKRKVKYKAKIVKKLNYGFILKQMIIRCFRRVERKILKSCIRRKYLVDPRIANGHVLLDPLIPFPLPPLVTKEDDDSVAPDCDKEDDFSFCSLCNFHVKKPSKHCRTCNRCVEGFDHHCRWLNNCVGKKNYTTFILLMVFVLLMLFMEGGTAIAIFVRCFADKKKMDEDLTKQFHSKFPRGILAAISVMLVLFTAYGAAALGQLFFFHLVLIRKGMRTYDYILAMREENHFSSLDPLNDSDFSSDDSSEPASPKRPTIKFQFMCKGQNTDSSPGRLTVKIDPKSGTSIMNQNLHYHASIDPWKLIHMSKEKAMNAAEKAKEKQKVEHELLNPLPFEMKNGLLMKPERDMENPGLGMSPHVSKASLPGSPRTFSSPRRRFSGSQATLSNVGALQNQKYRSSFDLNLTEVSRELEDHISKQALFSVLKDRTEASPKY